One stretch of Pieris brassicae chromosome 8, ilPieBrab1.1, whole genome shotgun sequence DNA includes these proteins:
- the LOC123713572 gene encoding toll-like receptor 7 translates to MNSVAAVLCALLHLGLAIFPHGSDKCLRVNDRGSDGSALCKIRTLESDGTSITTVSSDVYRLAIECNHLLSFESTLRAHYFSSVAGLTELSISNCKLLQIPNNTFHDLKKLRKLKIRSKNFEWSPTKNLELSLNSFHGLSELQALDLAQNNIKFVPSGVFCSLENLSTLNLTHNRIRTIGQIGFGQGCGLNLLNLDLSHNEIKSLPAESELLKLRSLQHLYLQHNNISDISSEAFDGLVSMRVLNISHNRLYTIPEGIFANARELREIYLNDNSLFELARGIFNRLEQLIVLDLSSNQLTSNHVDDGTFLGLIRLIVLNLSNNALTRIDGKTFKDLFVLQILNLKNNSIGYIEDNAFLPLYNLHTLNLAENRLHTIDENLFNGLFVLSKLTLNNNLLVNIDRKAFKNCSDLKELDLSSNQLLEVPNALWELPFLKTLDLGENQISDFRNGSFKNLNQLTGLRLIDNQIGNLSVGMFWDLPSLQVLNIAKNKIQAIERGTFTRNGQLEAIRLDGNFLTDVNGVFSTLSSLLWLNLSENHLVWFDYAFVPSNLKWLDVHGNFIEHLGNYYKLQNEIRIKTLDVSHNRIVEISPMAIPNSVELLFINNNYLNSIHVNTFFDKKNLTRVDMYANELVHLELNSLRLSTVPVNRTLPEFYVGGNPFQCDCTMEWLPIINNMTAMRQYPRVMDLENVMCKMTNTRSGTHIPLPNLKTSDFLCEYETHCFAICHCCDYDACDCEMTCPQNCTCYHDPLWNTNVVDCSGQSSMEIPHKIPMDATEVFLDGNNIKELQNHVFIGRQKMRSLYVNNSNVDSIQNRTFGGLTALEILHLGNNKLKELKGYEFQQLNSLKELFLQNNLISHIANISFLSLKSLEMLRLDGNRLVDFDVWSFSNSPQLKALSLGNNLWSCKCRFLQELTSYLAENAQKIVDITDVWCWNGDARPPQKKELNLNGTACSDYYADNNSAIGSMLVSNYVPMMVSTLTGFMLILLALVVLFLFRDSLRVWLYTNCGIRVFALNGTFEESEKLYDAYVCYSPKDEEFVVQSLATELENGNPSYHLCLHYRDIPHHGAQYMQCAPPVVEAAEASKRVILVLTRNFMQTEWSRYEFRQGLHEALKGCIYKLVLIEECSVIADAMCDPDLRPYLKTGTRLRWGQKRFWERLRYIMPDATHPHHKTRPHNYRKNINTYTLDSSVPGSGNRTLQFPNKSPVISGPVQDASAPPEYSTEVRQSPSAIRQSQGVAYGPDGRPISDHIYSSIDSDYSSLEHGMAPGRRRDHRQWPPPPPLVDTGNAVQAYLV, encoded by the coding sequence ATGAATAGTGTTGCGGCTGTGCTGTGTGCGCTACTGCACCTGGGCTTGGCTATATTTCCTCATGGATCTGACAAGTGTCTTCGAGTGAACGACAGAGGCTCTGATGGTAGTGCGTTGTGCAAAATACGGACTCTTGAATCAGATGGCACCAGTATAACTACAGTTTCTTCAGATGTGTATCGCCTAGCAATTGAATGCAATCATCTTTTATCATTCGAAAGCACGCTAAGGGCACATTATTTTAGTTCTGTGGCTGGTCTCACAGAATTGTCAATTAGCAACTGCAAATTACTTCAGATACCGAATAATACGTTCCACGATTTGAAAAAGCTTAGAAAGCTGAAGATTCGTTCGAAAAACTTTGAGTGGAGTCCTACCAAGAATTTGGAGCTATCTTTAAACTCGTTCCATGGATTATCGGAATTGCAGGCGCTGGATCTCGctcaaaataacataaagTTTGTTCCTTCCGGCGTATTCTGTTCTCTAGAAAACTTGAGCACTCTGAACTTGACGCACAATAGAATAAGGACTATCGGCCAGATTGGATTTGGCCAAGGATGTGGATTAAATCTGCTTAACTTGGATTTAAGCCACAACGAAATCAAATCACTGCCTGCTGAGTCTGAACTGTTAAAACTAAGAAGTTtgcaacatttatatttacaacacAATAATATTTCAGACATATCTAGTGAAGCTTTTGATGGCCTTGTGTCAATGAGGGTTTTGAACATATCACACAACCGTTTATATACTATACCCGAGGGGATTTTTGCAAATGCTCGAGAGCTCAGGGAGATCTATTTGAATGACAACTCCCTGTTTGAACTTGCAAGAGGGATTTTTAATCGCCTTGAACAGCTAATTGTTTTGGACTTATCGAGCAATCAACTTACCAGCAATCATGTTGACGATGGAACATTTCTCGGTCTGATTCGTCTaatagttttgaatttatctaACAATGCGTTAACGAGGATTGATGGGAAAACTTTCAAAGATTTGTTTGttctacaaatattaaacttaaaaaacaattcaattgGATACATTGAGGACAACGCCTTTTTACCTTTATATAACTTACATACATTGAATTTGGCTGAAAATCGGCTTCATACCATCGatgaaaacttatttaatggATTATTTGTTCTTAGCAAATTaactttgaataataatttgctTGTCAATATTGATCGTAAAGCTTTTAAGAACTGCTCGGATCTCAAAGAACTGGATTTAAGCTCAAACCAACTACTCGAAGTTCCTAATGCATTATGGGAACTGCCTTTCTTAAAGACCTTGGATTTAGGCGAGAATCAAATATCGGACTTCAGGAATGGGTCTTTTAAGAATCTTAACCAATTAACTGGATTACGTCTTATCGATAATCAGATTGGTAATTTGAGCGTCGGTATGTTCTGGGATTTACCAAGCTTGCAAGTGCTAAATATAGCGAAAAACAAAATCCAAGCCATAGAAAGAGGTACATTTACCCGGAATGGCCAATTAGAGGCTATAAGATTGGATGGAAATTTTTTAACAGACGTCAACGGTGTATTTTCAACACTTTCCAGCTTGTTGTGGCTTAATTTATCTGAAAATCATCTTGTGTGGTTTGACTATGCGTTCGTTCCTAGCAATTTAAAGTGGTTAGACGTTCATggtaattttatagaacactTGGGCAACTATTATAAACTACAAAATGAAATCCGCATAAAGACTTTAGATGTTAGTCATAATCGTATAGTGGAAATCTCACCTATGGCGATACCTAATAGTGTAGAattgttgtttataaataataactacttAAATAGTATTCATGTGAATACGTTTTTTGATAAGAAGAATTTGACTCGCGTGGATATGTATGCGAATGAACTAGTGCATTTAGAATTAAATAGTTTACGATTATCAACGGTGCCCGTAAACAGAACGCTACCAGAGTTTTACGTCGGCGGTAATCCGTTTCAGTGTGACTGTACAATGGAGTGGCtacctataataaataatatgaccGCTATGAGACAGTACCCGCGAGTGATGGACTTGGAAAATGTTATGTGCAAAATGACAAATACTCGGAGTGGCACCCATATACCACTACCTAATCTTAAAACATCGGACTTTTTGTGTGAGTATGAAACACATTGTTTTGCAATATGTCATTGTTGTGATTACGATGCTTGTGACTGTGAAATGACTTGTCCTCAAAATTGTACCTGCTACCACGATCCGTTATGGAATACTAATGTCGTCGATTGTTCAGGGCAATCGTCTATGGAGATACCTCATAAAATACCTATGGACGCAACCGAGGTATTTTTGGatggtaataatattaaagaattacAAAACCACGTATTTATCGGTAGGCAAAAGATGAGATCTCTGTAtgttaataatagtaatgtaGATAGCATACAAAATAGAACTTTTGGAGGACTGACCGCTTtagaaatattacatttggGTAATAACAAACTTAAGGAACTCAAAGGCTATGAGTTCCAacaattaaatagtttaaaagaattatttttgcaaAATAACTTGATAAGTCATATCGCAAACATATCGTTTTTGTCTTTGAAATCCTTAGAAATGTTACGACTAGATGGTAATAGATTAGTAGACTTTGATGTATGGTCTTTTAGTAATAGTCCTCAGTTAAAAGCATTGTCATTAGGAAATAATCTATGGTCTTGCAAATGTAGATTTTTACAAGAACTAACGTCTTATTTAGCTGAAAATGCACAAAAAATTGTAGATATAACTGATGTATGGTGCTGGAATGGTGACGCACGCCCACCTCAGAAAAAAGAGCTTAATTTGAACGGCACTGCCTGCAGCGACTATTACGCTGATAATAACTCAGCTATTGGAAGTATGTTAGTCTCTAATTATGTTCCTATGATGGTATCAACTCTCACTGGATTCATGTTAATATTGTTGGCCCTTGTGGTTCTGTTCCTATTTAGAGATTCACTGCGCGTCTGGTTATACACCAATTGTGGTATTCGAGTATTCGCACTTAACGGGACATTTGAAGAAAGTGAGAAACTTTATGATGCATATGTGTGCTACAGCCCTAAAGACGAAGAATTCGTTGTACAGTCCCTGGCAACTGAATTAGAAAATGGAAATCCATCGTACCATCTATGTCTTCATTATAGAGATATACCTCACCACGGCGCACAATACATGCAATGTGCGCCGCCGGTGGTCGAAGCGGCGGAAGCATCTAAACGAGTAATACTGGTGCTAACAAGAAACTTTATGCAAACAGAATGGTCTCGGTACGAATTCCGACAAGGGCTGCACGAAGCACTAAAAGGAtgcatttataaattagtacTAATAGAAGAATGTTCTGTTATTGCGGATGCAATGTGTGACCCCGATTTACGTCCATACCTAAAAACAGGGACGCGCTTGAGATGGGGACAAAAGAGATTTTGGGAGCGGCTCAGGTATATAATGCCCGACGCGACGCACCCTCATCACAAGACACGACCGCacaattatagaaaaaatataaatacgtatacTTTAGATTCATCTGTACCTGGTAGTGGGAACAGAACCCTACAATTTCCTAATAAATCGCCTGTAATAAGTGGTCCTGTACAAGATGCTTCTGCTCCTCCTGAGTATAGTACTGAAGTGAGACAGTCTCCCTCTGCGATAAGACAATCGCAAGGAGTAGCATATGGTCCTGATGGAAGACCAATATCAGATCATATTTATTCATCAATAGATTCTGACTATTCGTCTTTGGAACATGGCATGGCGCCGGGAAGGAGACGAGATCATAGACAATGGCCCCCTCCACCTCCCTTAGTTGATACAGGCAATGCCGTACAAGCTTACCTAGTCTAG